The Methanococcoides methylutens MM1 genome has a window encoding:
- the pylC gene encoding 3-methylornithine--L-lysine ligase PylC yields the protein MTTICLIGGKLQGFEVSYLARKAGMDVVLIDRNRMPLIRNVVDEFHCFDITQEPERFIDISKDVDAIIPVNENLGTLDFIRDISSKLECPVLFDFDAYHISMDKKRSKEYFVSIGVPTPDDNPSQPPYFVKPPCESSSIGTKIIYDDSELDGLDPSMMIEEYLEGDVVSLEIIGDGEHFAVVKETKVHIDDTYDCHMITPIDHNPEFRKISYALAANLNLKGIMDVEAIASKRGLKVLEIDARFPSQTPTAVYHSSGINLVEMLMKAFNEGVDEIERAPEEGYCIFEHLLLRNGELVPVGEHVLSMGDTYDMYHEEDGLEIFRSEGKDTVFTLISKGIDEDATQIARNRGIAHIGQHYGL from the coding sequence ATGACGACGATATGTTTGATAGGAGGCAAGCTTCAGGGCTTCGAAGTGAGCTATCTTGCCAGGAAAGCGGGGATGGATGTTGTCCTGATCGATCGGAACAGGATGCCCCTTATACGCAATGTTGTTGACGAGTTCCACTGTTTTGACATAACTCAGGAACCGGAAAGATTCATCGACATCTCAAAGGATGTAGATGCCATAATTCCGGTCAATGAGAACCTTGGGACCCTTGATTTTATTCGGGACATCAGCAGTAAGCTGGAATGCCCCGTTCTTTTTGATTTTGATGCATACCACATCAGCATGGACAAGAAAAGGTCCAAGGAATACTTTGTTTCCATAGGAGTACCAACCCCGGACGATAACCCATCACAACCGCCGTATTTTGTCAAGCCTCCATGCGAGAGCAGCAGCATAGGGACAAAGATAATCTACGATGACAGTGAGCTCGACGGGCTTGACCCTTCCATGATGATCGAGGAGTACCTGGAAGGTGATGTCGTGTCACTGGAGATCATCGGAGATGGGGAGCATTTTGCAGTGGTGAAGGAAACAAAGGTGCACATCGATGATACCTATGATTGCCACATGATAACTCCTATTGACCACAACCCTGAGTTCAGGAAGATATCATACGCATTAGCTGCAAATCTCAACCTGAAAGGTATCATGGACGTAGAGGCCATCGCCTCCAAAAGAGGACTTAAGGTACTGGAGATCGATGCCAGGTTCCCCAGCCAGACACCAACAGCTGTGTACCATTCAAGCGGTATCAACCTTGTTGAAATGCTCATGAAGGCATTCAACGAGGGCGTTGATGAGATTGAAAGGGCACCTGAAGAAGGATACTGTATCTTTGAGCACCTATTGCTGAGGAATGGAGAACTTGTTCCCGTGGGAGAACATGTACTGTCAATGGGAGACACGTATGATATGTACCATGAAGAGGACGGACTTGAGATCTTCAGGAGTGAAGGCAAGGACACTGTATTCACCCTCATCTCAAAGGGCATCGATGAAGATGCAACACAAATAGCACGCAATAGAGGAATTGCACATATCGGACAACATTATGGATTATAA